The following coding sequences are from one Culex quinquefasciatus strain JHB chromosome 1, VPISU_Cqui_1.0_pri_paternal, whole genome shotgun sequence window:
- the LOC6044762 gene encoding protein bric-a-brac 1: MLPQQYCLRWKYHHSNLQTMFSQLLDRGCFCDVTLACEGQTIRAHRVVLCACSTYFDQLLTNCGATEKDPIIIMRDAKFEDIKCLIEFMYKGEINVEHGSLASLLKTAEELRIKGLAEVSWRDDDNGSTAGSDASGNNNNNNGSLLVKNPASANNNNNNSIKIVETKKLMAPHHASSLAARSSSLTPLTVSSLENRISDSPNLPLLTPLTAGSPRNPANCASPMNYFGSSNKKKRGRPPLDEEYDTFQQLPKISHVEGGAGSSTPFTSSSQLVAVMMDDSSNDQVREDQQQQQASSQLHHHPLHPLSAATASYLEQQSRTVPPEAMHEMEFDEDTHIPRKMIPKMERPDTPQDYLSAVGVGSGPKFEYDDQSPPSPNDHNNSVFLTPQEQEEWKDVIKMNDYLTKGRRPQFWEEPFTKRVMDGIKNKTLEMKKAAKLLGVSYGTLYGRYRETYGCLKHPYRGPFMAASRMNNMWPASASAAAASANDPGVATTTDILGMLQRGIISLPRAAELMHTTPSTISSYLEQLQEAAAAQPDHEHLAALSAVASMAAEDERQHQQQSQMPPQMSAQLEQQLRIKPEISISALKKSSPPSSSAAYASAAPTSSSTSLSNALSAIASTSAAAQPQQLSTNT; encoded by the exons ATGCTCCCGCAGCAGTACTGCCTCCGGTGGAAGTACCACCACAGCAACCTGCAGACCATGTTCTCACAGCTGCTCGATCGCGGGTGCTTCTGCGACGTGACGTTGGCCTGCGAGGGCCAAACGATCCGGGCGCACCGGGTGGTGCTGTGCGCGTGCAGCACCTACTTCGATCAGCTGCTGACGAACTGCGGCGCCACCGAGAAGGATCCGATCATCATCATGCGGGACGCCAAGTTCGAGGACATCAAGTGCTTGATCGAGTTCATGTACAAGGGGGAGATCAACGTGGAACATGGGTCGTTGGCTTCTTTGTTGAAGACGGCTGAGGAGTTGCGGATTAAGGGGTTGGCGGAGGTTTCCTGGCGGGACGATGACAACGGGAGTACGGCGGGCAGTGATGCCAGCGggaacaataacaacaacaacgggAGTTTGTTGGTGAAGAACCCTGCCAGTGCtaacaataataataacaacAGTATTAAGATCGTTGAGACGAAGAAGTTGATGGCTCCGCATCACGCGTCTTCGCTGGCGGCCAGGTCGTCCTCGTTGACGCCGCTGACGGTGAGCAGTTTGGAGAATCGGATCTCCGACTCGCCGAACTTGCCCCTGTTGACGCCGTTGACGGCCGGCTCGCCCAGGAATCCCGCCAACTGTGCCTCCCCGATGAACTACTTTGGTAGCAGCAACAAGAAGAAACGTGGTCGACCTCCACTGGACGAAGAGTACGACACGTTCCAGCAGCTGCCCAAGATCTCGCACGTGGAGGGAGGTGCCGGAAGTTCTACGCCGTTCACGTCCAGCTCGCAGCTGGTGGCGGTCATGATGGACGACAGCTCGAACGATCAGGTGCGGGaagatcagcagcagcagcaggcctCTTCGCAGCTCCATCACCATCCCCTGCATCCGCTGAGCGCAGCCACGGCTTCGTACTTGGAACAGCAGAGCCGGACGGTGCCACCGGAAGCGATGCACGAGATGGAGTTTGACGAAGACACGCACATCCCTCGGAAGATGATTCCCAAGATGGAGCGACCCGACACCCCGCAAGACTACCTGTCCGCGGTCGGGGTCGGTTCCGGTCCCAAGTTCGAGTACGACGACCAGTCCCCGCCCAGCCCCAATGACCACAACAACTCCGTGTTCCTGACGCCCCAGGAGCAGGAAGAGTGGAAGGACGTGATCAAGATGAACGACTACCTGACCAAGGGCCGCCGGCCCCAGTTCTGGGAGGAACCCTTCACCAAGCGGGTCATGGACGGCATCAAGAACAAAACCCTCGAGATGAAGAAGGCCGCCAAGCTGCTCGGAGTGTCGTACGGAACCCTGTACGGACGGTACCGCGAAACGTACGGCTGCCTGAAGCACCCCTACCG AGGCCCCTTCATGGCCGCGTCCCGGATGAACAACATGTGGCCGGCGTCGGCGAGTGCCGCTGCCGCCTCCGCAAACGACCCCGGCGTCGCCACCACCACCGACATCCTCGGAATGCTTCAGCGCGGCATCATCAGCTTGCCGCGGGCGGCCGAACTCATGCACACGACCCCGTCCACCATCAGCAGCTACCTGGAGCAA CTACAGGAAGCGGCCGCAGCCCAACCCGACCACGAACATCTGGCGGCGCTTTCGGCGGTAGCGAGCATGGCTGCGGAAGACGAACGTCAGCACCAACAACAATCGCAAATGCCACCCCAGATGTCGGCCCAGCTCGAGCAGCAGCTCCGAATCAAGCCGGAAATCAGCATATCGGCGCTGAAGAAGAGTTCGCCACCCTCGAGCTCGGCTGCGTACGCGTCGGCTGCGCCGACCAGCAGCAGTACCAGCCTGAGTAACGCGCTGAGCGCCATCGCATCAACGTCGGCTGCGGCGCAGCCGCAGCAGCTTTCGACGAATACTTAA